In the Leguminivora glycinivorella isolate SPB_JAAS2020 chromosome 14, LegGlyc_1.1, whole genome shotgun sequence genome, one interval contains:
- the LOC125233240 gene encoding uncharacterized protein LOC125233240 isoform X10: protein MSLKAAKVQLKTRYLMLTDYAGTIVVRPGTIAATVARRHFREAYKTYVSAYESLVASDSELAEEERLLYQQQFSEKLPLRVKTLFEERHGTDPQVLPTLTQLVSLLDEQCRVQQAISPAAVERTPAARRSPTARGRGGAAPAHHLAAPRVLAAQPEPNDQACRLRNQQLQRLCTECKISHRLSQPRGGDHHRSGGHHLDRPRHRREGRSRPTHHNHAHHYRGVWRKLGLPPYQTRHLFWWLLVTFHACRLERGPARRRRPSTPCALALDAALSPGNEMISLLVNQRHGG, encoded by the exons ATGTCGCTAAAAGCCGCAAAGGTTCAATTAAAGACCCGTTATttaatgttaacggattatGCTGGCACAATTGTGGTACGACCAGGCACGATCGCCGCGACCGTAGCAAGGAGGCATTTCCGAGAAGCCTACAAAACGTATGTTTCGGCATACGAGTCATTGGTGGCGAGTGATTCGGAACTTGCAGAGGAGGAAAGACTACTGTACCAGCAGCAATTTAGCGAG AAGTTGCCCCTGCGCGTAAAGACGCTCTTTGAGGAGCGGCACGGGACAGATCCGCAAGTGCTACCGACCCTTACCCAGCTAGTGTCGCTACTAGATGAACAATGCCGGGTGCAGCAGGCGATCTCCCCTGCAGCAGTGGAACGAACTCCTGCGGCACGCCGGTCACCCACTGCTAGAGGTCGAGGCGGCGCAGCGCCGGCTCACCACCTGGCAGCCCCCCGGGTCCTGGCAGCACAACCGGAACCCAATGATCAG GCATGTCGGTTGAGGAACCAGCAGCTGCAAAGGCTGTGCACCGAGTGCAAGATCAGCCACCGGCTCAGTCAGCCTCGTGGAGGCGATCACCACCGCAGCGGCGGTCACCATCTCGACCGGCCCCGCCACAGGAGAGAGGGCCGCAGCAGGCCCACTCATCACAATCATGCTCACCACTACCGTGGGGTGTGGAGGAAGCTAGGACTCCCTCCCTATCAAACCAGACACCTCTTTTGGTGGCTGCTGGTCACGTTCCACGCCTGCCGGTTGGAGCGAGGGCCCGCCAGGCGCAGGAGACCTTCCACTCCTTGCGCTTTGGCACTCGACGCAGCCCTGAGCCCCGGCAATGAAATGATCTCACTGTTGGTGAACCAGAGGCACGGTGGATGA
- the LOC125233240 gene encoding uncharacterized protein LOC125233240 isoform X7: MSLKAAKVQLKTRYLMLTDYAGTIVVRPGTIAATVARRHFREAYKTYVSAYESLVASDSELAEEERLLYQQQFSEVNRLLIQLDEASEEEESGRPSTSKHQGKVKLPLVQLPTFSGCLAEWLSFYDLFMSLVDAGPLSDAEKHYYLRTSLNSEALSIVQHLPMDGDNYTVALDLLKQRYHNSRQLVDTFIGQILNLPNVGGPNVNLRTQFYDPLREAIQALRKLKQPVDEWSYLLLHLILQKLPLRVKTLFEERHGTDPQVLPTLTQLVSLLDEQCRVQQAISPAAVERTPAARRSPTARGRGGAAPAHHLAAPRVLAAQPEPNDQACRLRNQQLQRLCTECKISHRLSQPRGGDHHRSGGHHLDRPRHRREGRSRPTHHNHAHHYRGVWRKLGLPPYQTRHLFWWLLVTFHACRLERGPARRRRPSTPCALALDAALSPGNEMISLLVNQRHGG, encoded by the exons ATGTCGCTAAAAGCCGCAAAGGTTCAATTAAAGACCCGTTATttaatgttaacggattatGCTGGCACAATTGTGGTACGACCAGGCACGATCGCCGCGACCGTAGCAAGGAGGCATTTCCGAGAAGCCTACAAAACGTATGTTTCGGCATACGAGTCATTGGTGGCGAGTGATTCGGAACTTGCAGAGGAGGAAAGACTACTGTACCAGCAGCAATTTAGCGAGGTAAATCGACTCCTCATTCAATTGGATGAGGCATCAGAGGAAGAGGAGTCCGGGAGGCCCTCAACCTCAAAACATCAAGGTAAGGTCAAACTTCCGTTAGTTCAATTGCCTACATTTTCAGGCTGCCTAGCTGAATGGCTGTCATTCTATGACTTATTTATGTCCCTTGTTGATGCGGGACCGCTTTCCGACGCGGAAAAACACTATTATTTAAGGACGTCGTTAAATAGTGAGGCACTATCGATTGTTCAACATTTGCCTATGGATGGCGACAACTATACAGTTGCCCTGGACCTCCTAAAGCAAAGGTATCACAACAGCAGGCAGCTGGTAGACACCTTTATAGGACAGATCCTAAACCTGCCCAACGTGGGAGGCCCCAATGTCAATTTAAGAACCCAGTTTTATGATCCTCTCAGAGAGGCCATCCAGGCGCTTAGGAAACTGAAGCAACCTGTCGATGAATGGTCGTATTTATTACTGCATTTAATTTTACAGAAGTTGCCCCTGCGCGTAAAGACGCTCTTTGAGGAGCGGCACGGGACAGATCCGCAAGTGCTACCGACCCTTACCCAGCTAGTGTCGCTACTAGATGAACAATGCCGGGTGCAGCAGGCGATCTCCCCTGCAGCAGTGGAACGAACTCCTGCGGCACGCCGGTCACCCACTGCTAGAGGTCGAGGCGGCGCAGCGCCGGCTCACCACCTGGCAGCCCCCCGGGTCCTGGCAGCACAACCGGAACCCAATGATCAG GCATGTCGGTTGAGGAACCAGCAGCTGCAAAGGCTGTGCACCGAGTGCAAGATCAGCCACCGGCTCAGTCAGCCTCGTGGAGGCGATCACCACCGCAGCGGCGGTCACCATCTCGACCGGCCCCGCCACAGGAGAGAGGGCCGCAGCAGGCCCACTCATCACAATCATGCTCACCACTACCGTGGGGTGTGGAGGAAGCTAGGACTCCCTCCCTATCAAACCAGACACCTCTTTTGGTGGCTGCTGGTCACGTTCCACGCCTGCCGGTTGGAGCGAGGGCCCGCCAGGCGCAGGAGACCTTCCACTCCTTGCGCTTTGGCACTCGACGCAGCCCTGAGCCCCGGCAATGAAATGATCTCACTGTTGGTGAACCAGAGGCACGGTGGATGA
- the LOC125233240 gene encoding uncharacterized protein LOC125233240 isoform X9, with product MSLKAAKVQLKTRYLMLTDYAGTIVVRPGTIAATVARRHFREAYKTYVSAYESLVASDSELAEEERLLYQQQFSEVNRLLIQLDEASEEEESGRPSTSKHQGKVKLPLVQLPTFSGCLAEWLSFYDLFMSLVDAGPLSDAEKHYYLRTSLNSEALSIVQHLPMDGDNYTVALDLLKQRYHNSRQLVDTFIGQILNLPNVGGPNVNLRTQFYDPLREAIQALRKLKQPVDEWSYLLLHLILQKLPLRVKTLFEERHGTDPQVLPTLTQLVSLLDEQCRVQQAISPAAVERTPAARRSPTARGRGGAAPAHHLAAPRVLAAQPEPNDQVPRQCI from the exons ATGTCGCTAAAAGCCGCAAAGGTTCAATTAAAGACCCGTTATttaatgttaacggattatGCTGGCACAATTGTGGTACGACCAGGCACGATCGCCGCGACCGTAGCAAGGAGGCATTTCCGAGAAGCCTACAAAACGTATGTTTCGGCATACGAGTCATTGGTGGCGAGTGATTCGGAACTTGCAGAGGAGGAAAGACTACTGTACCAGCAGCAATTTAGCGAGGTAAATCGACTCCTCATTCAATTGGATGAGGCATCAGAGGAAGAGGAGTCCGGGAGGCCCTCAACCTCAAAACATCAAGGTAAGGTCAAACTTCCGTTAGTTCAATTGCCTACATTTTCAGGCTGCCTAGCTGAATGGCTGTCATTCTATGACTTATTTATGTCCCTTGTTGATGCGGGACCGCTTTCCGACGCGGAAAAACACTATTATTTAAGGACGTCGTTAAATAGTGAGGCACTATCGATTGTTCAACATTTGCCTATGGATGGCGACAACTATACAGTTGCCCTGGACCTCCTAAAGCAAAGGTATCACAACAGCAGGCAGCTGGTAGACACCTTTATAGGACAGATCCTAAACCTGCCCAACGTGGGAGGCCCCAATGTCAATTTAAGAACCCAGTTTTATGATCCTCTCAGAGAGGCCATCCAGGCGCTTAGGAAACTGAAGCAACCTGTCGATGAATGGTCGTATTTATTACTGCATTTAATTTTACAGAAGTTGCCCCTGCGCGTAAAGACGCTCTTTGAGGAGCGGCACGGGACAGATCCGCAAGTGCTACCGACCCTTACCCAGCTAGTGTCGCTACTAGATGAACAATGCCGGGTGCAGCAGGCGATCTCCCCTGCAGCAGTGGAACGAACTCCTGCGGCACGCCGGTCACCCACTGCTAGAGGTCGAGGCGGCGCAGCGCCGGCTCACCACCTGGCAGCCCCCCGGGTCCTGGCAGCACAACCGGAACCCAATGATCAG GTACCAAGGCAGTGCATCTAG
- the LOC125233240 gene encoding uncharacterized protein LOC125233240 isoform X11: MRHQRKRSPGGPQPQNIKKLPLRVKTLFEERHGTDPQVLPTLTQLVSLLDEQCRVQQAISPAAVERTPAARRSPTARGRGGAAPAHHLAAPRVLAAQPEPNDQACRLRNQQLQRLCTECKISHRLSQPRGGDHHRSGGHHLDRPRHRREGRSRPTHHNHAHHYRGVWRKLGLPPYQTRHLFWWLLVTFHACRLERGPARRRRPSTPCALALDAALSPGNEMISLLVNQRHGG, from the exons ATGAGGCATCAGAGGAAGAGGAGTCCGGGAGGCCCTCAACCTCAAAACATCAAG AAGTTGCCCCTGCGCGTAAAGACGCTCTTTGAGGAGCGGCACGGGACAGATCCGCAAGTGCTACCGACCCTTACCCAGCTAGTGTCGCTACTAGATGAACAATGCCGGGTGCAGCAGGCGATCTCCCCTGCAGCAGTGGAACGAACTCCTGCGGCACGCCGGTCACCCACTGCTAGAGGTCGAGGCGGCGCAGCGCCGGCTCACCACCTGGCAGCCCCCCGGGTCCTGGCAGCACAACCGGAACCCAATGATCAG GCATGTCGGTTGAGGAACCAGCAGCTGCAAAGGCTGTGCACCGAGTGCAAGATCAGCCACCGGCTCAGTCAGCCTCGTGGAGGCGATCACCACCGCAGCGGCGGTCACCATCTCGACCGGCCCCGCCACAGGAGAGAGGGCCGCAGCAGGCCCACTCATCACAATCATGCTCACCACTACCGTGGGGTGTGGAGGAAGCTAGGACTCCCTCCCTATCAAACCAGACACCTCTTTTGGTGGCTGCTGGTCACGTTCCACGCCTGCCGGTTGGAGCGAGGGCCCGCCAGGCGCAGGAGACCTTCCACTCCTTGCGCTTTGGCACTCGACGCAGCCCTGAGCCCCGGCAATGAAATGATCTCACTGTTGGTGAACCAGAGGCACGGTGGATGA
- the LOC125233240 gene encoding uncharacterized protein LOC125233240 isoform X4 produces the protein MNNAGCSRRSPLQQWNELLRHAGHPLLEVEAAQRRLTTWQPPGSWQHNRNPMIRRHQFVFTADIRMMFRQTWIHPDDRRYQLILWREDPSQDLQVYELNTNTYGLRSSPFVAIRTLIQLANDWQAQHPGSPAADVVRRQVYVDDVLAGAESIAEAQQLKSELTDLMSSAGYELRKWSSNCRELLQDLPQEYCEIPHHFDAEDKSLIKVLGIQWNPINDTMSYQINVPLGQAITKRSVLSTIARLYDPCGYCAPIVYRFKLFMQSLFSDGMTWDEPLTEVQESQWNEMVQDLNHLSHLQISRCVALPGSVSYSLHGFGDASEMGYGACVYLRTADAAGNVMVRLIIAKTRVASKKTKQTIPKNELNAAHMVYKLLNHAAAAYEDELDIDSINAWSDSKITLCWLNTKPHLLQTFECNRVQDIQQSKRLMTWRYVRGELNPADVASRGTTAKRLLKCKLWWSPDWLLEEESQWPTMPVTMSPELPGFKQLVHVVAEEQSWEDCLLSRVSSYSKLINVTSYILRFCKNIRLPKQQRNLNQTLSIDETRAATSHWIKKVQLDAYKDEAILLKKGKLVCKSLQKLSVFVDEDQFIRVGGRLRNSSLRYEAKHPLLIPKDHRWTQLLMQHYHRIHCHASTSALINILRQRYWIPSARRQVARVIHSCTPCFRFSATEQAPFMADLPADRVTAARPFSGVATDFAGPYLVKASQLRNAKSVKAYLCVFVCLGTKAVHLELVSSLSTEAFIAAFTRFVSRRGLPSLVRSDQGTNFKGASSYLREVNQFLLDHETVLADEFRRQDVRWEFNPPGAAHMSGLVEAAVKSSKNLLKREIGDRILTFELLYTAFCRIEAVLNSRALVPMSEDPCDLEILSPGHFLIGQPLVSLPEPSWKDTNMSRLSHFQFVQAITQKFWAKYYFEYLNNLQSRNKWNRHVPNVAINDLVLIKDDNTPPLQWRRGRVIQIFKGSDDVVRSVKLKTQGGELVRPVVKLCKLPMEL, from the exons ATGAACAATGCCGGGTGCAGCAGGCGATCTCCCCTGCAGCAGTGGAACGAACTCCTGCGGCACGCCGGTCACCCACTGCTAGAGGTCGAGGCGGCGCAGCGCCGGCTCACCACCTGGCAGCCCCCCGGGTCCTGGCAGCACAACCGGAACCCAATGATCAG ACGACACCAGTTTGTCTTCACGGCCGACATCCGCATGATGTTCAGGCAGACGTGGATACACCCCGACGATAGGCGCTATCAGCTGATCCTGTGGCGTGAGGATCCGTCGCAGGACCTACAGGTATATGAGTTAAATACTAATACCTACGGGCTACGGTCAAGCCCCTTTGTCGCAATAAGGACGCTAATACAATTAGCCAATGATTGGCAAGCTCAGCATCCAGGCTCCCCAGCTGCAGACGTCGTGCGACGGCAGGTATATGTTGATGACGTACTGGCGGGAGCAGAGTCAATTGCGGAGGCCCAGCAGCTAAAATCGGAGCTCACAGATCTCATGAGCAGTGCTGGGTATGAACTTAGAAAATGGTCGTCCAACTGTCGCGAGTTACTGCAGGACCTACCACAGGAATATTGTGAGATACCTCATCATTTCGACGCAGAAGATAAGAGCCTCATAAAGGTATTAGGCATCCAATGGAACCCGATAAACGACACAATGTCATATCAAATCAACGTACCCCTAGGGCAAGCGATAACCAAGCGAAGCGTGTTAAGTACTATCGCTCGATTATATGATCCTTGCGGATACTGTGCTCCCATCGTCTACAGATTCAAACTGTTTATGCAATCACTTTTTTCAGATGGAATGACGTGGGATGAACCCCTCACGGAGGTTCAAGAAAGTCAATGGAACGAAATGGTTCAGGATTTAAACCATTTGTCTCACTTACAGATCTCTCGATGCGTCGCGCTACCGGGATCGGTATCATATTCACTCCACGGTTTTGGAGATGCGTCTGAGATGGGCTACGGAGCGTGCGTATACCTCCGGACAGCAGACGCCGCTGGAAACGTCATGGTACGACTAATTATAGCTAAGACTAGAGTTGCGTCGAAAAAGACCAAGCAAACCATTCCAAAGAATGAGCTAAACGCGGCTCATATGGTTTATAAATTGCTGAATCACGCCGCAGCGGCCTATGAAGATGAACTTGATATTGACAGCATAAATGCATGGTCCGATAGCAAGATAACGTTGTGTTGGTTAAACACTAAGCCACACCTGCTCCAAACATTTGAATGTAATAGAGTACAAGACATTCAACAGTCGAAGCGACTAATGACATGGCGCTATGTCCGGGGTGAGTTGAACCCGGCCGACGTCGCGTCGCGGGGAACCACAGCGAAAAGGCTCCTCAAGTGCAAGCTGTGGTGGTCACCAGACTGGCTACTCGAGGAGGAATCTCAGTGGCCAACGATGCCAGTTACCATGTCACCTGAGCTGCCAGGGTTCAAACAATTGGTACATGTCGTCGCTGAAGAGCAGTCATGGGAAGACTGCCTACTATCCAGAGTGAGCTCTTATAGTAAGCTCATAAATGTAACGTCATACATTTTACGGTTTTGCAAGAATATTCGTTTGCCGAAGCAGCAACGAAACTTGAACCAGACCCTGTCTATAGATGAAACTCGTGCCGCTACGAGCCACTGGATCAAGAAGGTCCAGTTGGATGCATACAAGGATGAGGCCATCTTACTGAAAAAAGGAAAATTAGTATGCAAGTCTCTCCAGAAATTAAGCGTCTTCGTAGATGAAGACCAGTTTATTCGAGTCGGCGGCCGACTCCGTAATTCAAGCCTGCGCTATGAAGCGAAGCACCCATTGCTTATTCCGAAGGATCATAGATGGACTCAGTTGTTGATGCAACATTATCACCGAATACATTGTCACGCATCGACAAGTGCGCTGATTAATATATTGAGACAGCGGTATTGGATCCCGTCAGCGAGACGTCAGGTTGCTCGCGTCATCCACAGCTGTACCCCATGCTTCAGGTTCAGCGCGACCGAGCAGGCGCCGTTCATGGCCGACCTGCCCGCCGACCGTGTCACGGCCGCGCGTCCATTTTCCGGCGTTGCAACGGATTTTGCTGGCCCTTATCTGGTTAAGGCCAGCCAACTTAGGAATGCTAAATCAGTTAAAGCTTACCTGTGTGTTTTTGTATGCCTAGGTACCAAGGCAGTGCATCTAGAGCTCGTCTCGTCGCTGAGCACCGAGGCTTTCATCGCTGCGTTCACACGGTTTGTCAGTCGACGAGGGCTGCCCTCCCTCGTCCGTAGTGATCAAGGTACGAATTTTAAAGGTGCTAGCTCATACCTCCGTGAGGTTAATCAGTTCTTACTTGACCATGAAACCGTCCTGGCGGATGAGTTTCGTCGTCAAGACGTGCGCTGGGAATTCAACCCTCCAGGCGCTGCCCACATGTCTGGATTAGTCGAAGCGGCCGTAAAGAGTAGTAAGAATCTGCTTAAACGGGAAATAGGAGATCGGATCCTAACCTTTGAATTACTGTATACGGCCTTCTGTCGGATAGAAGCGGTTCTTAATTCTCGAGCGCTGGTTCCAATGTCAGAGGATCCTTGTGACCTGGAAATTCTCAGTCCAGGTCATTTTTTGATTGGTCAGCCGTTAGTTTCATTACCTGAACCTTCATGGAAGGACACAAATATGTCACGGTTATCACATTTCCAATTTGTACAAGCTATAACTCAGAAATTTTGggctaaatattattttgagtATTTGAACAATTTACAATCACGTAATAAATGGAATAGGCATGTACCTAATGTTGCAATTAATGATTTAGTCCTAATTAAAGATGACAATACGCCACCTCTACAATGGCGTAGGGGTAGAGTAATACAAATATTCAAAGGATCCGACGATGTTGTCAGATcggtaaaattaaaaactcaggGAGGCGAACTCGTTCGTCCTGTTGTTAAATTATGTAAATTGCCCATGGAACTGTAA
- the LOC125233240 gene encoding uncharacterized protein LOC125233240 isoform X2 — MTPSIRVSPTAIVLVRSGVEAYGTCFGHVLMGALWKHPADISTKQLRGTSVEDYGVHATRLEEVLEKFWKVEQPPEDPVEHPEHVECERRHQFVFTADIRMMFRQTWIHPDDRRYQLILWREDPSQDLQVYELNTNTYGLRSSPFVAIRTLIQLANDWQAQHPGSPAADVVRRQVYVDDVLAGAESIAEAQQLKSELTDLMSSAGYELRKWSSNCRELLQDLPQEYCEIPHHFDAEDKSLIKVLGIQWNPINDTMSYQINVPLGQAITKRSVLSTIARLYDPCGYCAPIVYRFKLFMQSLFSDGMTWDEPLTEVQESQWNEMVQDLNHLSHLQISRCVALPGSVSYSLHGFGDASEMGYGACVYLRTADAAGNVMVRLIIAKTRVASKKTKQTIPKNELNAAHMVYKLLNHAAAAYEDELDIDSINAWSDSKITLCWLNTKPHLLQTFECNRVQDIQQSKRLMTWRYVRGELNPADVASRGTTAKRLLKCKLWWSPDWLLEEESQWPTMPVTMSPELPGFKQLVHVVAEEQSWEDCLLSRVSSYSKLINVTSYILRFCKNIRLPKQQRNLNQTLSIDETRAATSHWIKKVQLDAYKDEAILLKKGKLVCKSLQKLSVFVDEDQFIRVGGRLRNSSLRYEAKHPLLIPKDHRWTQLLMQHYHRIHCHASTSALINILRQRYWIPSARRQVARVIHSCTPCFRFSATEQAPFMADLPADRVTAARPFSGVATDFAGPYLVKASQLRNAKSVKAYLCVFVCLGTKAVHLELVSSLSTEAFIAAFTRFVSRRGLPSLVRSDQGTNFKGASSYLREVNQFLLDHETVLADEFRRQDVRWEFNPPGAAHMSGLVEAAVKSSKNLLKREIGDRILTFELLYTAFCRIEAVLNSRALVPMSEDPCDLEILSPGHFLIGQPLVSLPEPSWKDTNMSRLSHFQFVQAITQKFWAKYYFEYLNNLQSRNKWNRHVPNVAINDLVLIKDDNTPPLQWRRGRVIQIFKGSDDVVRSVKLKTQGGELVRPVVKLCKLPMEL, encoded by the exons ATGACGCCATCCATCCGTGTCAGTCCTACAGCCATTGTTCTTGTTAGATCAG GTGTGGAGGCCTATGGAACGTGCTTTGGCCATGTACTGATGGGTGCTTTGTGGAAGCATCCCGCTGACATCTCAACGAAGCAGCTGAGAGGGACGTCCGTCGAGGACTATGGAGTCCATGCGACACGCCTCGAGGAGGTACTTGAGAAGTTCTGGAAGGTCGAGCAGCCTCCAGAGGATCCGGTGGAGCATCCGGAGCATGTCGAATGTGAAAG ACGACACCAGTTTGTCTTCACGGCCGACATCCGCATGATGTTCAGGCAGACGTGGATACACCCCGACGATAGGCGCTATCAGCTGATCCTGTGGCGTGAGGATCCGTCGCAGGACCTACAGGTATATGAGTTAAATACTAATACCTACGGGCTACGGTCAAGCCCCTTTGTCGCAATAAGGACGCTAATACAATTAGCCAATGATTGGCAAGCTCAGCATCCAGGCTCCCCAGCTGCAGACGTCGTGCGACGGCAGGTATATGTTGATGACGTACTGGCGGGAGCAGAGTCAATTGCGGAGGCCCAGCAGCTAAAATCGGAGCTCACAGATCTCATGAGCAGTGCTGGGTATGAACTTAGAAAATGGTCGTCCAACTGTCGCGAGTTACTGCAGGACCTACCACAGGAATATTGTGAGATACCTCATCATTTCGACGCAGAAGATAAGAGCCTCATAAAGGTATTAGGCATCCAATGGAACCCGATAAACGACACAATGTCATATCAAATCAACGTACCCCTAGGGCAAGCGATAACCAAGCGAAGCGTGTTAAGTACTATCGCTCGATTATATGATCCTTGCGGATACTGTGCTCCCATCGTCTACAGATTCAAACTGTTTATGCAATCACTTTTTTCAGATGGAATGACGTGGGATGAACCCCTCACGGAGGTTCAAGAAAGTCAATGGAACGAAATGGTTCAGGATTTAAACCATTTGTCTCACTTACAGATCTCTCGATGCGTCGCGCTACCGGGATCGGTATCATATTCACTCCACGGTTTTGGAGATGCGTCTGAGATGGGCTACGGAGCGTGCGTATACCTCCGGACAGCAGACGCCGCTGGAAACGTCATGGTACGACTAATTATAGCTAAGACTAGAGTTGCGTCGAAAAAGACCAAGCAAACCATTCCAAAGAATGAGCTAAACGCGGCTCATATGGTTTATAAATTGCTGAATCACGCCGCAGCGGCCTATGAAGATGAACTTGATATTGACAGCATAAATGCATGGTCCGATAGCAAGATAACGTTGTGTTGGTTAAACACTAAGCCACACCTGCTCCAAACATTTGAATGTAATAGAGTACAAGACATTCAACAGTCGAAGCGACTAATGACATGGCGCTATGTCCGGGGTGAGTTGAACCCGGCCGACGTCGCGTCGCGGGGAACCACAGCGAAAAGGCTCCTCAAGTGCAAGCTGTGGTGGTCACCAGACTGGCTACTCGAGGAGGAATCTCAGTGGCCAACGATGCCAGTTACCATGTCACCTGAGCTGCCAGGGTTCAAACAATTGGTACATGTCGTCGCTGAAGAGCAGTCATGGGAAGACTGCCTACTATCCAGAGTGAGCTCTTATAGTAAGCTCATAAATGTAACGTCATACATTTTACGGTTTTGCAAGAATATTCGTTTGCCGAAGCAGCAACGAAACTTGAACCAGACCCTGTCTATAGATGAAACTCGTGCCGCTACGAGCCACTGGATCAAGAAGGTCCAGTTGGATGCATACAAGGATGAGGCCATCTTACTGAAAAAAGGAAAATTAGTATGCAAGTCTCTCCAGAAATTAAGCGTCTTCGTAGATGAAGACCAGTTTATTCGAGTCGGCGGCCGACTCCGTAATTCAAGCCTGCGCTATGAAGCGAAGCACCCATTGCTTATTCCGAAGGATCATAGATGGACTCAGTTGTTGATGCAACATTATCACCGAATACATTGTCACGCATCGACAAGTGCGCTGATTAATATATTGAGACAGCGGTATTGGATCCCGTCAGCGAGACGTCAGGTTGCTCGCGTCATCCACAGCTGTACCCCATGCTTCAGGTTCAGCGCGACCGAGCAGGCGCCGTTCATGGCCGACCTGCCCGCCGACCGTGTCACGGCCGCGCGTCCATTTTCCGGCGTTGCAACGGATTTTGCTGGCCCTTATCTGGTTAAGGCCAGCCAACTTAGGAATGCTAAATCAGTTAAAGCTTACCTGTGTGTTTTTGTATGCCTAGGTACCAAGGCAGTGCATCTAGAGCTCGTCTCGTCGCTGAGCACCGAGGCTTTCATCGCTGCGTTCACACGGTTTGTCAGTCGACGAGGGCTGCCCTCCCTCGTCCGTAGTGATCAAGGTACGAATTTTAAAGGTGCTAGCTCATACCTCCGTGAGGTTAATCAGTTCTTACTTGACCATGAAACCGTCCTGGCGGATGAGTTTCGTCGTCAAGACGTGCGCTGGGAATTCAACCCTCCAGGCGCTGCCCACATGTCTGGATTAGTCGAAGCGGCCGTAAAGAGTAGTAAGAATCTGCTTAAACGGGAAATAGGAGATCGGATCCTAACCTTTGAATTACTGTATACGGCCTTCTGTCGGATAGAAGCGGTTCTTAATTCTCGAGCGCTGGTTCCAATGTCAGAGGATCCTTGTGACCTGGAAATTCTCAGTCCAGGTCATTTTTTGATTGGTCAGCCGTTAGTTTCATTACCTGAACCTTCATGGAAGGACACAAATATGTCACGGTTATCACATTTCCAATTTGTACAAGCTATAACTCAGAAATTTTGggctaaatattattttgagtATTTGAACAATTTACAATCACGTAATAAATGGAATAGGCATGTACCTAATGTTGCAATTAATGATTTAGTCCTAATTAAAGATGACAATACGCCACCTCTACAATGGCGTAGGGGTAGAGTAATACAAATATTCAAAGGATCCGACGATGTTGTCAGATcggtaaaattaaaaactcaggGAGGCGAACTCGTTCGTCCTGTTGTTAAATTATGTAAATTGCCCATGGAACTGTAA